Genomic segment of Brachyhypopomus gauderio isolate BG-103 chromosome 10, BGAUD_0.2, whole genome shotgun sequence:
GGAGAGCCTGGGGAGACGGGCGGCACGGTGGGCGCGACTTACACGCGTACAGGTGGCGTTCACAAAAACCGAAGCGGATCCATACAGTTAACGGCTGATTTAAATACACAATGAAAATGTGCTTTGGTTCCATTAAATGGTGGCCATTATCATAACAGTAAAAAGTGTGATCAAAAACAAATTAGATTAGAGCTTATATAACAAAATATGTGCATGCACTGTTGGACAGTTCAGAGAAAATTGTGCAATGGGCTAGTTAATATGTAATAACACTGATGTTGTTTTGCTTTGTCTCTTCAATAGAAGTTAACAAAATATGAATTGTGAGAAGCCGTGAGGTAAGTCATGTGTCCTCTGAAAATCAAGACCACGTGGCCATGTCTCTGTCCACAGCCTGCCCATATCTCCGCCTAAAACATACACATATCCCTGCACATAGCCTCAGAACCCAGTAGGAACCTGATGATTACCTATAGGGGTTCCTACTCCATAGCCTTTAGAGTCGATGAGCCCTCCAACCTGCGTGAGGTTGCAATTTCTCTGACTGATGTACTCAATGCTGGTGGACTCCATGAGGAGGGCGTAGTCAGTGGTGAGGACCCGCGTGATGCCTTCACGGTTGTGCTTCACCAGCGCCGTGTTCTTCCTGCTGCTCATGAAGGCCCACATCTTCTCGTAGGTGGAAATCTTCGACTTCTAGCAACAAACACAAGGAGGGGGAATGCAGAAGTTTGCGGACGACCTTGAACTTTTTGCAGATGGTCCCTTTTTTTGGCCTCAGCCTGCAGACTTGATCCCATCTCTTACACAGCTATCAGAAGCAGCTTATCGAGGCCACCACACAGGGGGAGCTCCATACAGCTGTGCTGGGTAATAACTTTGCCTCAGCCACCTCTCAGAATGAGTCCAAAAGAGGCAAGTTGGCAGAGATTTGCAGTCTGGGTATAGGGTGCTCAACCAGGGAAAATGGAACAGCTGGGCTCTAAATCTCTCTTGGCTGATTCGATTTGTACTGGCCGTGTACAAGTCCCTGTTTCACCGGCTACAGGAGGCAGTAATCATCTGCTACAATCTTTGTGGATAAAACCCATACTGGTCACTGGGCACGCTCTCTTGCCCTAGCCATGTCTCTGTATTGTCAGCTAATTCTCCCTCCATTCCTCCTTccatctctctatttctctctctgactctctctctcaaacacgtttttgtgtttttattctgTCTGTCTGGCCTCTTTCTCCCCTGCCTCCTTCAAGGCAGACAGCCTCCATACATGCACAGCTTAGACACACGAACGGATTTGCAGAGGCAGATTACTGCATTACTGGCATGAGAGATGGGACGATTGTAGGAAGTAAATTCAGCAATGATTTCTGGGTGATTGGAGCACACAGGGGCATTAGTGCAGATACTGAGATGAATCTACTCCAGGAAAAAAGCATCTTTATAGAAATGGAAACACTGCCATGGTCTGGTGAGACATTCTCTTGTTTCGTGTGAGGACACAGTGTAGGATGATGGATTAACTACACTAAAAACACCTACTGGCTGTGTTTGCATCCATCACCCAGTTTGCATTGCATTGAGAGGCAAGTGTGAGCAATCAATAAGCCTTCCAAAAATCCCATCAATATACTGTTAGCAACTGCAGCCCCTTCTGGGCAGAGAGACCCGCCGTAAGATTTATAGTCCTCTCAGATCCGTCGTGGGCGTTCTGAATCTATTGTGCTTTTACTATGATATTAATAACTCATGACTTGAATGGGTTTTTAATAATCTTGCATGATAGCAAACATGTTCCTGGGgtgtgcgcatgcatgtatgcatacatctgtacatctgtgtgtgtgtgtgtttgtgtgtgtgtgtgtgtgtgtgtgtgtgtgtggttccttTACCTTAAAGAACGTCATGGTGGATCCGTCTCTCACTGCTCCATATTCAATTCTAGTCTGCTTGGCCAGGTCGTCAGCCGAATCGATTGGAGCGTCCATCCTCTCCACAGTGAGAAAGGCGGCCAGGTTTGCGGTGTAGGATGAGATGATGATTAGTGTGAAGAACCACCAAATCCCTCCAACAATTCTTGTGGACAGAGCTTTGGGCATGAGGTCCGAGCCTGTGAAGCAGCAGGGGACCTGTTCAAAGCAGTGTTAGGAGACCTCCAACAGCtccaacacccccaacacccccaacccTCTTCTAAACCTACACAAGCTTGCACGAATAAGACATTAAAGGAATACTTTAGCATATAATGCTAGCGTGGCTGGTGTTCACTGAAAGCTAATAGCCTCCAGTTTCTTTGACTACCATGAGTTATCTACAGAATGCTAATTAGTGGTTACTAGCTATTTTTCCATTATTAATAGTGCTACCGTTTTTCAGTCAAACTATTCCTTTAAAAATAGAACTTTTGTTCATAAAACACAATGGCTATCACAGTGCCTAACAGTGTGGAGatgctttgtgcatttgggatTGAGGTTAGAATAAGCAGACTGCAGCCACTGTGCCATTCAGGAGTTACGTTCACAGCACAATGGCCAGCAATGCTAAGAGCCCAGTAGCTTGAGCAAATGCTCTGGTGTGTTCAATATGTATCTAAAGAAGAATGTCGATCTTGCTCCTGGTACTGGTGTATGATACTGCACTGCTGTATGAGATTGGACACAGCCAGTATAACACTACAAACAGGCTACAAGTATGATGAGAAATAATTGAGAACAAATAAAATGTTGAATATTAAAATAGTGGGGAAAGAATCAGGACACTGTATATGACTGCCTGCTTGCACATTTGCAGTAATGTGTAAAAGAGAACATGGTCAGTTATCTTTATCTTATCACATCTTTATCTTATCACACATATAACTTACTATAAGTTCTCAAAGCATTCAGTGTGGATTTCCATCTTGGAAGCAATGATAAATCTCTAACTGAAAGGATTCAGAATGGTAGGCACTCAGAGGCATCCTGGGATTATGAGGATTATGAAGCTGTCAGAGAGACTGCACAGTGGTGTTTATCTTCGCTAAGGTCTAAAACAGAGGGTCTTCCTACATCAATATGACAAACCTCCTACCACATACCGACTAATAACTCTCTCAGAGACCAGCAGTGTATCAAACAATTACATAAGTTTAGTAACAGACTAAAGAACATTATCAGTGTGAATCAACACCAGACAGTTCTTCTTTAAAGTAGCGTTGATCTTAAACTTTGGCTATAACAAGTTTGTTTGGGAGTGTTTGTGGCCGACGGagacgtgtgtatatatacgagGTAACGATGCAGTTCCATAGAGATGAACAGGTGTCACGGTAGTGGAACGGCTTATGTGTTTCACGTGTGAATGCTCGGGTGATTGACAGTTCACACTCATCTCATGTCCTTTGCTTTGCACTGTGGCTTTGATTCCGCTGACTGGTCAGGTGTGTCTATTACCTGTGATCTGTAAAGTACATCAACCTGTCAAGCTTACGCGTATCCTGTGCTAGCCAAATGCCGGGACTGTTGCTGCCCTCCCACAGGGGCCAATCCCGCCTAGCCACCCACCTCACACTGAGGCCGTTCTGAGGTGATGGTGAGTTAAGTGGACCGCTAGGCTAGAGCTAAGAAGATCTGTATTGCTCCACGCTCAGAGTTGGGGGAGAGGTATCGCTGCCAACCGTCTTCACTATCTTGACTTTCCCCTTTCAAAAAGCAGAAAGACAAGCAAGTTCTTCTCAGACAGCTATCACTGAATGTCTCCAGTGGACAACTTGAAGCCAAGTCTGAGACATTCTGTCTCTCTATTCATGTCATTCTGCATGTTATTTGCAAACAGAAAATGACAACCACTCGACACAATTCACCGAGAGCATTCATCACTTTCAACACATCACTCACTTTAAAAGCACATCACTGAGATGAGAGACCCAGCTCTCCTGACTAATTCCTCTACACGTCTTTACAGGCGCTTGCAGAAATAAGGAGAGAAGAAAGGGAAGACACAAACAAGCTAACAAAATAAGAACTGGGTAGTATTTTGGGTAGCAGCACATTTGCATTCTGCTGATTCAGTTGTAATAAGCATGTTGAAGTTTTAATTAAGCAAAACCTAATTAAAGAAGCATGACTGATTGGTTTCCTGTTGGTTGTTATTTACCCAAACACATGCatatgcacgtacacacacatgctgaatTCTGAGCAGCCTCATTTATTATAATTCATGGGTGGTTAACCGACTCAATGGTCAGTGGCCGTAAAACACAATGTAAGGTTAAATTACTTGCTCAAATGTGGAGCCCCTCCTGTTAAATACATTGCTTTAGCACATCCGCTTCCACAGTAATCCCGGCCTCTCTAGCAGCTGTCATCCAACAGGGCTGCCAGAGTGCTATTTGGCACCCAATGATTGGGATTGGGAATGATGTTCCCATCTCCTGCTCTCGTTAAAGCCAAAGTTCCTGCTCAACACTCCCCTGCACACCTGACACAGCATCCATTTACTCGTACGTCCAGTGTTGTGGAACCGGCAAGCTTGTCCGTCCGTTCATAACTGCCTCATTACAGAGACCAGGAAAGTTGAAATAAAAGCTACACTATCATAATTAGAGTGTCACTTTAAATCAGGTGTTTCTAGTAGCTGTGAACCTGCCCTGGGGCCACGGTGGGAAGGAGAACAGCTCGTTTGCTGCTGCCAGTAAGCTCTTGGTTCCATTCTTGGTGATTTCGTGATACCATCATGAATCTTAGTGAAATGTGTACTGGCGAGAAGTTTGCAATGCAAAAGTGCACGATTATCTCAGTCAACAGAGCTTGACTTAAAACACGTGAGAACGACTCTGAAAGAAGTGATTTATGCATTTCACCATGTGAACATTGTATTGAGATGAATATCATTACTTAAATatgagggaaaaaaaaccccacagctTCGTAAGTTGGATAGAATGTCAGAAGACAGGCGTTAGAGTTGCGGGCGAGAAGGCGAGCAGCTTCAGTAGCCCACCTTGCCTCATGAGTGCAGCGACTCCGAACCATAAGCTGTTCAATAACGTGAAGCTGTTTTCCATCACATCTGAGGCAGGGTTGCAGGGGTGAGGGTTGTACCATTCATATGGTGTAAATCTGTTTGGGGTTTAAAAAAGagattcaatcaatcaatcaaaattgatctatatagtgctttttacaacagttgttgtcacaaagcagctttacaagtgagtaaaccaagggcaacagtggcaagaaaaaactccctaagagcatgaggaagaaaccttgagaggaaccaagactcaggaggggaacccatcctcctccgGCCGACTCCAGTTGTACACAAATCGTCCAAAGACATGCTGCAAGAGTGCTGATGATTTTCAACAGCaagaaagaataaaaattatatataactAAGCCTAATTTATTACTGTTCTGTTTCAAAATTGATGAACCACCCACTTATGGAATCAAATTTTTGCATCTGTCTGGTGCAAATAGAGGGTCATGAGAACGTCAAGGTTAGAATTAATATCCCAGAATGATTAATTCACGAGTCTTAAGATGAAATGGAACATTGATTTAGTAAAATAAAGATACTACTATTATAAAGGCATTTGAAATTCACAAGTCTTTGACATTACAAAATTAGATAATTTAAAAAATCCTATAGTAAATCATAAATCATTGATGTCATGCATGCACACCACAAACATATTTCCTATTAAAGCATATGTTCAGAACACATTTCTTCATTGTTTTTAGCAAAAAAGGAACCAAATACACAATATAGCCATACTAACCAATGAACGGGGCAGAGTTTCAGAAAGATGGAGAAAGATTGGTCAGAACACTGTTTGTGTCTGGATTTGCATTTTAATAGACTCGGGCAATCTTGGAGCTTCTATATTTCTATATTCTCAGGCATATTGATGGACTGGGTCTTTGAAGCTGTACTTGTGATACAATTTTACCTTGTGATGTAAGAtataatactatatatatatatatatatatatatatatatatatatatatatatatatatatatatatatatatatatatatacattttttgTAGAGTGCAAGTATTTCATTTCATCTGACCAGCTTTTACCAGCTCGGCAAGATCTTCATAAGTAGGTATTAAGCAGGTAAAAATTATACAGCGGGTATATATAGTATATGCCTAGGAAACGAATTAATGTGATTGCTTAATCCAAAGGCCCACAGCTAGACATCAAAGCCAGGGAAAGAGTGAAGGTTTCTGACGGTACCTAGCAATGACGAACAGCACACAGCTGACCCCCAGGCAGGCCAGCAGGACGTAGAGCCAGATGTCTGGTGCGAGGGGGTTGAGGAAGGAGAAGACCCCTGGGCTGGTGCCGTTGGGCTTACGGTATAGGATACTGATGCCCAGAGTCATGAAGGGCTTTGAGAAGTCAATGACTTTCTCCCGCACGTAGGTGATGGTCAGAGGGGCCACGGCCAGATCGGCAGACTGAGAAAATGCAGAAGAGGGAGGGATagatttaaaacaaacaaacaaacaaacatatacaAGTGTGATGTTAAGTGACAAGGTCAATTTATCACTCCAAGACACAAAAATGGACACGGTGACCtgaaaaacaatgtgaaatataATGTGCATTTGCAAGAAGGATTAAAGGAGCAGTCAGCTGGAAAACTCACTCCAGGAAACACACGCCACTCACTCCaggaaacacacaccactcactccaggaaacacacaccactcactccagagaacacacaccactcactccaGGGAGCACACACTACTTACTCCAGGgaacacacactactcacccCACTGAACACACGCCACTCACTCCAgggaacacacaccactcactccagagaacacacactactcactcCAGGAAACACACGCCACTCACTCCAGGGAAACACAGTCCCCTGGTCCACTGTACATGTCCCTACTCATAAGCCTTATCTTCCATTTCAAAGCTAAATCAAGGTCTAATATAAGAATATAATATAAGAATTTCTCTGTACATTTTCTTTTCTACACTAAACTGTGTACTTAACAGATGCCTTTGTAGTTCACAAATGTCTATTCCAGAGACCTTGTTTTGTGTAGCATAGGTgaatagaaaaaaataaaacattacgTTGTTTGGTATTATAAACTTTCTTCTTATTGCCAAAATACCTTTGCACTTGTATTACAATTCAATCACATCAATGGAACCATATTGCAATAATGATCTATACCAAGCAAACCAGGAGGTGTGCAAATCAAAACTGCACATTAACACTGAAAATAAGCTGCACTGTTCTACACAACAGCTGTAAAACTGTACAGCACTATTCTACACATTCTAGATGACAGCATACAAAATAGTGTTAGGAGTAGTAGAAGTAACTGTAAACTAATAATGTTGTTTTAGTTGTTTGCATATCCAACTTATTCAGAGTGACTGAATGACAAATATCCTAAATAAGCAGAGTGTTACAGAATCATTTCACAGTAATAACAAACTACCAGTTCAGTTCAAATGTGTTGGTAAACCACCAACTAATTATCagtgtgagtgcgtgtatgtgtgtgtaactcaCATGGTCCATTAGCTCCCTGACCATCCCGTTCCATTCCCCCTTGTCGTTTTGGGCACCGTACTTCCCATCTGACACCAGCTTGACCTCGTAGTTGAAGCCCAGGATGTTGGAGAGCTCCTTCAGCAGGTCCAGACAGTAGCCTTCAAAGCGATCATTTCCATACAGCACCTTATCAGACTTCTTATACATTACATAGGGGTTCTCCTGTAAACATGCATCAAATCCACTTCAGGCACTTCATAAAAGTCCAATATTAGCTCAGCACAGCATTCAAATGAATCAATAATTTACCTGATTGCATAAATTAGACAAAAGCAAATGGAAATGGAAAATCATGATTAACACAGCGGCTTTCTTACCAGGATTGTGGTAACAATTAGTGTTCTATTGGCCAGTGAATCGGTCACATTTTTGGAGGAGTCCCTTTTGTCAATCAGGTTCAGACCTGCGTACGTGTTCCACATCCCGATCTAGGAGCAACGCAACGTAAATCCACCACAGAGCACAGATACTACAGCTAACACACAAGTACCATGATGGTGGTGGAAAGTATGGGAATCACTTTCTAATCATATACCACAGATAATAACGTTTTATCTCCGTGAGATCATAGGGTGAGTTAGATCATGGCAACAGAGGAATGATTATTTTATAAGCACCAATGGGGAATGTGCACACATATTTGAGGCTAGTACCACAACATCTACTTTACTGCTCTCATtctccctatacacacacacacacacacacacacacacacacacacacacacacacacacacatatatatatacacagtttgTGGTCAAGCACACATTTGTCTTTCAGTGAGATGCTCTGTGGTAATAGCTGCAAGCCATCAAGTCACTTCTCAGTTTAAGTGTCTTGTTTCAACCCTATAACCCCCCTGAATCAATAAGAGCACTCTTGGCCTTTTAAACGCATTAAGtgaaataaaagcatgaattaTCCCAGACAGCAGTTCGCAATCAAACAACCCGACGTGTTAATCATAAGTCATCTATGACAGTTTTGTTTACCAAAAACATGATGACTGCATATATTAAGCACATTCAGGATCTTGGATGTTTAAAAATCATGCCAACAGGTTTAGTGGGTTCAAACTGCTAAAAGGTTCAGCACTTCCATGGGAGCTTGGTGGACCCACACCTCTGGCTTTCATCAACTACTCAAGCTCTGGACAACCTCTCCTACCACATGTCTGATAAAGCCATTACACCCTCTCCAGGACACATGTGCAGGTGTTTACAGCACAGGGGAGCCGTCAACATCTGTCATTTCTGCCATGACTTTGTGCATGTAGATCACAATAGGAGAGTCTGGTCTCCTTTAAGACAGAGTGCTTAGGACACAACTAACACAGTGCCCCACAGGCCCACCCCATTAAAGAGAACTCTGCACTCTCAGGAAAAATGGCCCCGGGACTAAAGCTTTGAAAAGTGAACCAGTAGAATAGATCCTGCATCTACAGGGACCAGAGAGGACTAATCTGATTAAAAGATTATTTTTGTCTGATAAGGAATGAGTCATAACTTTGGCGACTATATTATCTGAGATTCTTTAATGCTTAGGAATAAATACTTTAAAGAGTTTCATCCCATTTTTCACTCATATCTTGGTGCCTCTCATCAAAAAGCACAGCACAACCCAGGGTGGTGACCACTTAGACCTACAAACCCCCTATAACTTACTGGCATAGTCACCACAGTTGGGATACTGTAAGCAGAAGCAGAGGTGGCAATTAAAAAGAaccaaaatgtttatttaaagagAATTACAAGTAAGATGGCTTGTGCAGTTCAAGGTGTGTAGGACACTCAATGTGAAGCACCAGACCACGGCACctgttgggtttgtgtgtgtgaataaatgAGACACATCTGAAAGAGTGATTAGTAAACTTGGGATTGAGGCAGAGGGCAATGATTGGTGCGTGATGTGCAGGGTGGTGATTAGTGTGTGACGTGGAGGGCGTTGATTGGTGCGTGACATGGAGGGCGGTTATTGGTGTGTGACATGGagggtggtgattggtgtgtgacATGGAGGGCGGTGATTGATGCGTGACATGGAGGGCGGTGATTGGTGCGTGACATGGAGGGCGGTGATTGGTGCGTGACATGGAGGGCGGTGATTGGTGCGTGACATGGAGGGCGGTGATTGGTGCGTGACATGGAGGTcggtgattggtgtgtgatcTGGATGTGAACACCAGTCCTGCAACATCCTAACGCTCATGCTTTCATTGACTTTATTTGTGCAGACATTTGCAGTTTAGATGTACTATGGATAAAAAGGTCCAAAAATGTAATATTAAGATATTAAGGCCCACCATTATTCCCAGCATGCtcaaaattaaaacaaaatgcaTAAAACATGTGATCACAGTGAATGTCCAGTTTTTGAAGGCATGAGAAAGCACCCCACTGACCAGTGAGAATTTTCAGAGGATTGGTAAGTttctcacacaccagcacatgCAGGGAATCTAATGACGTATCTCTTTTAACAAGGGATTTAGAAACAGCAAACCCATCCTTCAGGGTTTCAACTCAGGGACTACAAATGAACCATGGGCATCGCTAATATGAACCACAAAGCTGAACAGATCCACGCCGCCGCTACGCCAACAAATCGCGGTAAAGAACGAACGGGAGAACCACGCGGCGGTTCTGGCAGCTACTGTCCTGTTTAACAAGCACCGTCAGCTGTAGAA
This window contains:
- the grik1a gene encoding glutamate receptor ionotropic, kainate 1 isoform X3, translating into MRMQELIKAPSRSGMKVRIRQLPSGTGDARPLLKEMKREQEFYTIFDCSHHTASELLKQLMSMGMMTEYYHFFFTTLDLFALDLEPYRYSGVNMTAFRLLNLDSPHVASIVDKWSSERQLAPPRPERGVMGGIMTTAAALMYDAVFLVAMASQRASQMTVSSLQCHRHKPWRYGPRFMKLFKEAQWSGLTGRIVLNKTDGLRKDFDLDLISLKEDGTAKIGMWNTYAGLNLIDKRDSSKNVTDSLANRTLIVTTILENPYVMYKKSDKVLYGNDRFEGYCLDLLKELSNILGFNYEVKLVSDGKYGAQNDKGEWNGMVRELMDHSADLAVAPLTITYVREKVIDFSKPFMTLGISILYRKPNGTSPGVFSFLNPLAPDIWLYVLLACLGVSCVLFVIARFTPYEWYNPHPCNPASDVMENSFTLLNSLWFGVAALMRQGSDLMPKALSTRIVGGIWWFFTLIIISSYTANLAAFLTVERMDAPIDSADDLAKQTRIEYGAVRDGSTMTFFKKSKISTYEKMWAFMSSRKNTALVKHNREGITRVLTTDYALLMESTSIEYISQRNCNLTQVGGLIDSKGYGVGTPIGSPYRDKVTIAILQLQEEGKLHMMKEKWWRGSGCPEEDSKEASALGVENIGGIFIVLAAGLVLSVFVAVGEFVYKVRKNSDVEECVSFSEVLEDLGVSFRCHKSVKKRGRTRGRAALTGVLCSSKRILRKETVA